The DNA window TTCCGCGTGAATGTATGAAATTTCTTTCAGCTTTAACGCGCCTTCCATTGCGATTGGGTATTGTGAACCACGGCCTAAAAACAGAGAGTGGTGCTTATCTGCAAATTCTTCAGCAAGCGTTTCAATGCCACCAGCCAGCGTCAACGCCTCTTCCAGTTTCGATGGCAGTGACTTAACCGCATTCACGATATGTGTTGCATCGATGCCTTTTTCTTGGGCGATTGCAGCAGTCAGCATCAACAAACCAACTAACTGAGTCGTGAAGGCTTTTGTGGATGCCACGCCAATTTCAGCACCGGCTTTGGTCATAAACGCTAAGTCTGATTCGCGAACCAACGAACTACCTGGGACGTTACAAATCGTCATTGAAGCCATGTAGCCTTGCTCTTTTGCAAGACGCAATGCTGCAAGCGTATCGGCCGTTTCACCCGATTGTGAAATGGTCACCAGCAAACTGTTTTCATGCACAAACGATTGGCGATAACGGAATTCAGACGCAATTTCAACGTTGCAACTTACACCCGCAAATTGCTCTAGCCAATAACGCGCAACCATGCCTGAGTGGTATGACGTGCCACATGCGATGATTTGGACGTGTTTCACATCTTTAAAAATTTCAGTGGCGCGTTCTCCGAACGCTTTCACCGCCACGCGCGACCCTTCTAAGCGGTCTTCCAACGTGTTACGTACTGCAACTGGTTGCTCGTAAATCTCTTTTAACATGTAATGGCGGTATTCGCCTTTACCGGTGTTGTCTTGGTGAATGGTCGACTCGACGATTTCACGTTCAACACGTTCACCCGCTTTGTTGTAGATTTCAACTGTTTCACGTGTAACACGCGCTACATCACCTTCTTCTAGGAAGATAAACGTGCGGGTGACCGCAAGCAGGGCAAGTTGATCCGACGCAATAAAGTTTTCACCAAGACCTAAACCAATCACCAGTGGGCTGCCAGAACGTGCCACAATGATTTCATCGGCATTGTTTTTATCAAAAACCACCGTGCCGTATGCGCCTTCAAACTGTTTTACTGCCGCTTGCACCGCCGCAAGTAACGAGGTGTGTTGTTCGCGCAATTGGTGAATCAGGTGAACCATGACTTCTGTGTCGGTATCCGACAAAAACTCATATCCATCACCCTTCAGCGCTTCGCGTAAACTTGCGTGGTTTTCAATAATGCCGTTATGAACGAGCGCGATGTGATTCTTTGAAACGTGTGGATGCGCGTTCGTTTCTGTAACACCACCGTGCGTTGCCCAGCGGGTATGTGCAATACCTGTCGTTCCTTTCACGCCCGCATGCGTGAGCGCATTTTCTAGGTTCGCTACTTTACCTACCGCTTTTACCGTGTGAAGTTGGCCGTTGTCTGCAAGCGCAACACCTGCGGAATCATAACCGCGGTATTCAAGGCGCTTTAAGCCTTCGATTAAAATTTTGTTTACTGGACGTTCAGTGACCGCCCCTACGATTCCACACATAATTTCTCCATTATTTGCACGTTGTGTGAGCCTTTCGGCTATTCGTTCACATCAGCACATATTACTGTGACGCCCTGCTTCTCAATCGCTAGACGCGTTCTGCTGTCTAGGTTGTTGTCAGTGATAAGCGTCGTCACTTTATGCCAAGGTAATTCTAAATTCGGGATTTTTCGACCTACTTTATCGGACTCAACCATGACGATGACTTCACGCGCGGATTCCGCCATAACTTGGCTTAAACCAACCAGCTCGTTAAAGGTCGTAGTACCTCTTTCAACATCAATGCCATCCGCACCTATAAAGAGCTGATCAAAATCATAAGAACGCAAAACTTGCTCTGCGACTTGCCCTTGAAAAGATTCGGAATGCGGATCCCACGTGCCACCAGTCATCAATAAGGTTGGCTCATTCTCGAGTTCAAGCAAACGGTTAGCGACATTGATAGCATTTGTCATCACCACTAATCCTCGCTTTGAAATCAGCATTGGGATCATCGCAGCGGTTGTTCTACCACTGTCAATAATGATGCGGTTATGATCTTTAATGAGATCTGCCGCTGCCTTTGCAACCGCTTGTTTGCGTAATGAATCGCGTTTTTCGTCACTTTTTGCCACGATTTCTTGTGGCAGTGCCACAGCGCCACCATAACGACGAAGCAACAAACCACTTTGCTCAAGCGCGGTTAAGTCTTTGCGGATCGTTACTTCTGAGGTCGCAAATTCTGCGGCTAGCGCCTCGACACTCACTTCGCCCTGCTCATTCACTAAAGACAAAATTGTATGGCGTCGTTGTTGCGTGTTGCGTTTAGTCATCGATGGGATCAAATAAGTTTCGTTTCGAAAGTTTTTGGATTTTAAACGAAACTTAGTCACATTTTCAAGCGATCTTTGGTGATTTTTTGTTTCATTTCGAAAGGTATATAGGCATATAGCTGGTAATGTCAGCAAATCCGCCAACCATTTCCGTATCGGGATTATGCATTTCAAAGAAAGCCGCACTCAGGTTAAAGTCCAAAAGACTTTGTTGGGCTTGTTTCAGCGAAGCAAACGAAATTGGATCGCCATTGTCATCTGCTAACCAGTAATGATTTCCTCGGTTATCTATCACCCCAATAAAATAGTGCGTCGCTTCACTACAATGTGTAACTATTGGTGTATAGAGGGGATTGTCAACTAAAGCTGCAAAGTGTGCGTGATTCATACAAGTACCTCTGTCTATTTCTTCACCCTAGTGGGTTATTTCGCAAAGTCGAATCCAGCTTCAGCCCTTCGCTACGCAGAAATCATCAAACTGGACAGATAAATTGCCAACTCGCTCAAAATGAAGAGACACAACACTTGTATATACAAACATGCTTAACGTCGCCTTTTGCGACTAAATGTAATTTTTATGAATAAATACAGACACTTTTTTACAACTTGTCGTGTTTCCTCACGTTACACTCCGGTTAAAAACCACAAGGAGTTCGTCTGATGCCTATTCTTCTGATTCTAGGACTGTTATTTACCTGCTCTGTTCACGCCAACTCGACCTATCAAAATGCGACGTCTATTGGCATGATATTTAAAAATGAATGGCACGACTCCGATACCATCACTGGTGTTGGAATTGAAGCAATGGGGTACTTTAATCGATCGCCATTTGGCTTTAGCGTAAGCTCTGCACTTGGTATTGCCGATGTAAGCGTAAAAAACCAACAGGGTAAAGAAAGTTACGCAACGCTCGATACGGGTATCAAAGTGGGTTATTTTGCGGATGTCTTTGTGTATGGTGAAGTCGGTTTAGATCTGTTTGAATTACTTTTCTATGATCTCTCTCGCTCACATCGGGTCGCCTATAATGATGGCTTTTATCTCGATACGGACGATGAACCGAGAAACAACAGCATTGATGGGTATATCGGTTTAGGTGCAGGTGTTAATGCAAAACCATTCAAAATAGAAGTGTTTACTCGCTATCGCCAAATTGACAGTGAAAACTGGGAAGCAAAGAACTCCGTTTTCAGTGGTGTACAAATCTCCATGATGTTCTAGGGTTCATTGGATTCGTCCATCCGGCTACCATATTGCGCGTAAATTCGCGCAACATCCCCCGAATTGACCATCTTTTCCAGCACCTGATTCAACGTATCGCGCAATGAGCTAAGACGTGGTTGTATTCGCATCGCAACCGGTAAATTGGAAATTTCATAAACCTCCTGAAAACTGCGATATTCTGGCTGCGTTAACTTGTAATAGTCTGCCGTGATGTCACCTATCATCATGTAGTCAAAGCGTTGATGATACAATTGAGCAAGCAATTCACGTTCGGAGGTATTGTCATATACGGTGATTTTGTTCGTTTCGTTCTCCCGATTGAAATGCACTTCGAACCCACCATAGCGATAACCTCTGACCCGACCGATGACCTTGCCATACAATTGTTCGGGCGACGTTAAAATAGGGCCAACCCGAGCGAGGATGATTTCTCTAGAACGCGCGTAAAAATAGCTATAAATCCCCGGATTTGTTGATTCTTGTCGCCAAGTAGGACTGACGCCTGGTTCAATATCAATCTCGCCTTTTTCAAACAAACGCTGCCCTCGCGCTACAGACACAGGAAGATATTCAAAACATAATCCTGTTTGCGCCGAGATTTCATCAAAAATATCAACGAACAAACCACTGAACTGACCGTTACTTTCAAAGCTATATGGCGGATTTGCGCCATGATAAATCATCACGGTGTAACACGCCGCGTGCAAGGACCACGAATAAGTGGCAAAAAGGGCACTCCACCACCAACGCATAGACAAACCTTTCATCATGCTGCTGCTTTTAAGTGTAGAATGTTCCTAAATTTTATCGACTTTCCAGCTTCTCAACGCATTTTTCATGACAGATTACTTGTATATACAAATATCCCTTCTCTTTTAATCATAATAAAGACTGGTTTTTTAGGTCAATTTGTACGTCTAGATCGGTATTTATGCTCAACATTCAGATAGGCGCTATACTGAACATAGGGACTGATAACTAGGTCGATTACACGGAACCGTAGCAACAATTGCCATTGTCGTTATGCGGAGGTTTTATGTTTAATCGCTTATCACTCAAAGCTTTTGAACCGGATGAGCTCAGAGCCATCCGTCATTTGTGTTTATATGAAGGTGAAGTAAACCATTTGTATTTGGATTCTAAAGGCAATCCCACCATTGGAGCTGGGTTCCATATTCCAAATAAAGCGGCGTTTGCCAACCTACCCTTACGCGAAAACCGCACCAAGCGGGCGGCAAGTCGGGATCACAAGTTAAGTGAATTTGACCGTATAAAGCGTTTGCCTCCCGGCTATGCGGCGAACTTTTATACCCAACACTGTGAACTTTATTTATCTCACAGAGCATGCCAAAAAGTGCTACAGGGGAAAATAAACCAGTTTAAACATGAGTTAATGGTTATTTACGGTGAGTCGTTTTATCAAAGCCTGCCACGCAGTATCAAGCTGGCGCTGCTCGACATGATTTATAATTTGGGGCAGACGCAGCTACAGACAAAATGGCCAAAGTTCAATGCAGCAATACAAGCTCGAGATTGGCAGGCTGCTGCGCTCGAATGTCATCGGGTTGGGGTTTCCGCTAAGCGTAACGAGCGCGTAAAACAACTTTTAATGAGTACTCGCTCGCCCAAGTTAAGCTGGTGGCATCGTGCCATTGATTGGTTTTTTAAAACTGCCCAATGACCGTCTTCACGGCACCTAACGCCTATTTAAACTTCACGTTTTTTTCACTCGGTTGGTAAACTCGCGTTTCCGGTGATGTCCATTTTTCTTGTTTTAAATATTGCGTACTGACAATGATTTGTCCGTCACGTAACGTGCTGGTGGATTTCACTTTTGTTATGCCATCTTTGTTGCCCGTCACGTCCTCGTAGGCAATAAATTCGTGATCGTTCACCATTTCCATTGTGCCTTGTGTGTAGAATCCAGCCGTCGTGAAGTAATAGAACACCAAACTATTTTTGCTTTTATCCCAAAAAATCAGTGACTCACCACCGTAA is part of the Pseudoalteromonas xiamenensis genome and encodes:
- the glmS gene encoding glutamine--fructose-6-phosphate transaminase (isomerizing) translates to MCGIVGAVTERPVNKILIEGLKRLEYRGYDSAGVALADNGQLHTVKAVGKVANLENALTHAGVKGTTGIAHTRWATHGGVTETNAHPHVSKNHIALVHNGIIENHASLREALKGDGYEFLSDTDTEVMVHLIHQLREQHTSLLAAVQAAVKQFEGAYGTVVFDKNNADEIIVARSGSPLVIGLGLGENFIASDQLALLAVTRTFIFLEEGDVARVTRETVEIYNKAGERVEREIVESTIHQDNTGKGEYRHYMLKEIYEQPVAVRNTLEDRLEGSRVAVKAFGERATEIFKDVKHVQIIACGTSYHSGMVARYWLEQFAGVSCNVEIASEFRYRQSFVHENSLLVTISQSGETADTLAALRLAKEQGYMASMTICNVPGSSLVRESDLAFMTKAGAEIGVASTKAFTTQLVGLLMLTAAIAQEKGIDATHIVNAVKSLPSKLEEALTLAGGIETLAEEFADKHHSLFLGRGSQYPIAMEGALKLKEISYIHAEAYAAGELKHGPLALIDADMPIIVVAPNNELLEKLKSNVEEVRARGGIIYVFADKESHFESDETMRVMNVNHVEDVIAPVVYTIPLQLLSYYVAVIKGTDVDQPRNLAKSVTVE
- a CDS encoding DeoR/GlpR family DNA-binding transcription regulator — protein: MTKRNTQQRRHTILSLVNEQGEVSVEALAAEFATSEVTIRKDLTALEQSGLLLRRYGGAVALPQEIVAKSDEKRDSLRKQAVAKAAADLIKDHNRIIIDSGRTTAAMIPMLISKRGLVVMTNAINVANRLLELENEPTLLMTGGTWDPHSESFQGQVAEQVLRSYDFDQLFIGADGIDVERGTTTFNELVGLSQVMAESAREVIVMVESDKVGRKIPNLELPWHKVTTLITDNNLDSRTRLAIEKQGVTVICADVNE
- a CDS encoding DUF6482 family protein; the protein is MNHAHFAALVDNPLYTPIVTHCSEATHYFIGVIDNRGNHYWLADDNGDPISFASLKQAQQSLLDFNLSAAFFEMHNPDTEMVGGFADITSYMPIYLSK
- a CDS encoding substrate-binding periplasmic protein, with the protein product MMKGLSMRWWWSALFATYSWSLHAACYTVMIYHGANPPYSFESNGQFSGLFVDIFDEISAQTGLCFEYLPVSVARGQRLFEKGEIDIEPGVSPTWRQESTNPGIYSYFYARSREIILARVGPILTSPEQLYGKVIGRVRGYRYGGFEVHFNRENETNKITVYDNTSERELLAQLYHQRFDYMMIGDITADYYKLTQPEYRSFQEVYEISNLPVAMRIQPRLSSLRDTLNQVLEKMVNSGDVARIYAQYGSRMDESNEP